A window of the Eleutherodactylus coqui strain aEleCoq1 chromosome 8, aEleCoq1.hap1, whole genome shotgun sequence genome harbors these coding sequences:
- the LOC136577280 gene encoding phosphatidylserine decarboxylase proenzyme, mitochondrial-like has translation MCKATRHSASSGVQRSRKWLSVPRLSIKHRFNQLRSPFLRFRSWQLLRPLVKAGLHPTTQVSRAVYTRAPTRLLSRLWGLVNDVNLPRWLRRPLLSLYVWAFSVNMQEAEVEDLNRYRNLGELFRRPLKPSARTISSQYLVSPCDGQVLHCGRTHGSQIEQVKGLTYSLENFLGPQDWRDLEDVGLPFMKQLGVHLSNRLYHHVVYLAPGDYHRFHSPTDWSIQHRRHFPGSLLSVSPHVARWFPGLFCQNERVVLSGQWQFGLFSLTAVGATNVGSIHIYGDSELRTNHSCHVKGKYHDCSYLAQHGPTGLVLEKGDPLGEFNFGSTIVLIFEAPRAFKFHIRDGGRIFMGEALGSPTPLT, from the exons ATGTGCAAAGCAACCAGACATTCTGCAAGTTCTGGAGTTCAAAGGTCAAGGAAATG GTTATCTGTTCCTCGTCTCTCCATTAAGCACCGCTTCAATCAACTGCGGTCACCATTTCTGCGCTTCCGATCATGGCAGCTTCTAAGGCCTCTGGTGAAGGCCGGATTACACCCAACTACGCAAGTCAGCAGG GCTGTATACACGAGAGCTCCCACTCGCCTGCTGTCTCGCCTTTGGGGACTTGTGAATGATGTCAACCTACCTCGCTGGCTGCGGCGGCCTCTGCTGTCATTGTATGTCTGGGCGTTCTCTGTGAACATGCAAGAAGCGGAGGTGGAAGACCTGAACCGATACAGGAATTTGGGGGAGCTCTTCAGACGTCCATTAAAGCCGTCAGCTCGTACCATCTCTTCTCAGTATTTA GTCAGTCCCTGCGACGGTCAGGTCCTACATTGTGGCCGAACCCATGGTTCCCAGATTGAACAAGTGAAAGGTCTCACATATTCATTGGAGAACTTCCTGGGACCTCAGGACTGGCGGGACTTGGAAGACGTAG GTCTTCCATTTATGAAGCAGTTGGGCGTACACCTCTCTAACCGACTCTACCACCATGTTGTGTACTTGGCTCCAGGTGATTATCATCGTTTTCATTCCCCCACTGACTGGAGCATTCAGCACAGAAGACATTTTCCAG GATCCTTGCTCTCCGTCAGCCCTCATGTTGCTCGTTGGTTTCCTGGATTGTTTTGTCAGAATGAGCGTGTGGTACTTAGTGGACAATGGCAGTTTGGTTTATTCTCTCTTACTGCTGTAGGTGCCACAAATGTCGGCTCCATCCACATCTATGGTGATTCA GAACTGCGCACAAATCACTCCTGTCATGTGAAAGGAAAATATCATGACTGCAGCTACCTAGCTCAACATGGACCTACTGGCCTGGTCCTGGAAAAGGGGGACCCACTGGGGGAATTTAACTTTGGCTCTACCATAGTTCTGATCTTTGAGGCTCCTCGGGCCTTCAAGTTTCAcatcagagatggaggaagaatcTTTATGGGCGAAGCACTGGGGTCACCGACTCCTCTCACCTGA
- the HYLS1 gene encoding centriolar and ciliogenesis-associated protein HYLS1: protein MSWSSSQDFLSSGSLMSSYKRCLPQDRSASECSLRSAPLTVSVEELRSELSRLGFTSVPQQRLLQFKQDLEFLMRSRAALEASSGDTTDPMKEGEVTSSSEGATPSWDKLSEWPSSASSPERALQAPAHRGGPDSYAKHTVSVGAPAVGKPRAPVLTRKVLRRKSDGQVEVCDESLLSTETEPEGSRVSCGELQAAKSLIRIPPYSLLEQYRRRSDPVGRYQEYKQSWDALQVSLEKNRKELRWWVRERMMSAPPLPLPRTLPTPNSYVIPTEKKRYGLRWAIRQDLVRGNIPRGNYS from the coding sequence ATGTCCTGGTCAAGCAGCCAAGACTTCCTGTCCAGTGGCAGTCTCATGTCCTCCTACAAAAGATGTCTGCCACAGGACCGTTCTGCCTCAGAGTGTTCTCTCAGGAGTGCGCCGCTGACTGTATCGGTGGAGGAGCTGCGCTCCGAGCTCTCTCGCCTGGGGTTCACCTCTGTTCCCCAACAAAGGCTCCTGCAATTCAAGCAAGACCTTGAGTTTCTGATGCGCAGCCGAGCAGCTCTGGAGGCTTCATCAGGAGACACAACGGATCCCATGAAGGAGGGAGAAGTAACGTCTTCTAGTGAGGGGGCCACTCCAAGTTGGGACAAGCTCTCTGAATGGCCATCCTCTGCCTCTAGTCCAGAGCGTGCACTTCAGGCCCCGGCACACAGAGGAGGCCCGGACTCCTACGCTAAACACACTGTTTCAGTGGGGGCTCCAGCTGTAGGGAAACCAAGAGCACCAGTTCTGACGCGCAAAGTGCTGCGCAGGAAAAGTGATGGACAGGTAGAGGTGTGTGACGAGTCTTTGCTTTCTACGGAGACCGAGCCAGAAGGTTCCAGAGTCTCTTGTGGAGAATTGCAAGCAGCAAAATCCTTAATCCGTATCCCACCATACTCCCTGCTCGAGCAGTACAGGCGGCGCTCAGACCCCGTGGGGCGCTACCAAGAGTACAAGCAAAGCTGGGATGCCTTACAGGTGTCTCTGGAAAAGAATAGGAAGGAGCTGCGTTGGTGGGTCCGAGAGAGGATGATGTCAGCACCCCCGCTTCCTCTCCCGCGGACCCTCCCAACACCAAACTCATATGTGATCCCTACAGAGAAGAAGAGATACGGCTTACGATGGGCCATCCGACAAGACCTTGTGCGTGGAAACATTCCGCGAGGAAACTACTCCTAA
- the PUS3 gene encoding tRNA pseudouridine(38/39) synthase, giving the protein MPEEAEVTRLRQRVRELEREVERLRAPSLPAAERRARRPFDFSAHPKKHVALRLAYLGWNYQGFASQENTSNTVEEVMFSALTKTRLVENRQSANYHRCGRTDRGVSALAQVISLDLRSAADGKPEVRYTQMLNRVLPADIRVLSWAAVPSSFSARFSCHSRTYRYLFPRDQLDVAAMDRAARMLEGSHDFRNLCKMDVANGVVNFVRTVLSARVEPVPELPGDSGPFQLYHLQIKGLAFLYHQVRCIMGVLFLVGQGKEKPEVIQELLDVDRNPCKPQYNMAVEFPLVLYDCEFENVQWIGEKDLQSITVSHLQRLWTHEAVKSHILRMALYSLDATPITTGQDHIPWSQCEPAVVAHSSGLVEGVSARTYTPLMKRQVCQALEERVQHYVRRGRISVPPDGQNVRDKGTHNDRKEPGVCDPKSSPEEESPIPGDEETPSAKRSCPESLCVSTSANL; this is encoded by the exons ATGCCTGAGGAGGCGGAGGTGACTCGGCTGCGGCAGCGTGTGCGGGAGTTGGAGAGGGAGGTGGAGCGGCTGCGGGCTCCGTCCCTACCAGCGGCCGAGCGGCGGGCCCGGAGACCCTTCGACTTCTCGGCTCATCCTAAGAAGCACGTGGCTCTGCGGCTGGCCTACCTCGGCTGGAACTACCAGGGCTTCGCCAGCCAGGAGAACACCAGTAACACGGTGGAGGAGGTGATGTTCAGCGCGCTGACCAAGACGCGGCTGGTGGAGAATCGGCAAAGCGCTAACTATCACCGCTGCGGGCGGACAGACCGTGGTGTCAGCGCTCTAGCCCAG GTCATCTCTCTTGATCTCCGCTCGGCGGCGGATGGGAAGCCTGAGGTGCGCTATACCCAGATGCTGAACCGCGTCCTCCCGGCGGACATCCGGGTCCTGAGCTGGGCTGCTGTCCCCTCCTCCTTCAGCGCCCGCTTCAGCTGCCACTCCCGCACTTACCGCTACCTGTTCCCACGGGATCAACTGGATGTTGCTGCGATGGATCGGGCCGCCAGGATGCTGGAGGGGTCACATGACTTCCGGAATCTCTGCAAGATGGATGTGGCTAACGGGGTGGTCAACTTTGTCCGCACTGTCCTCAGCGCAAGGGTGGAGCCCGTGCCGGAGCTACCGGGGGACTCGGgccccttccagctctaccaccTGCAGATCAAGGGCTTGGCCTTCCTCTACCACCAGGTGAGGTGCATTATGGGAGTCCTGTTCCTCGTCGGCCAGGGCAAAGAGAAGCCAGAAGTGATCCAAGAGCTGCTGGACGTGGATAGGAACCCGTGCAAGCCTCAATACAA TATGGCGGTGGAGTTCCCGCTGGTTTTGTACGACTGTGAGTTCGAGAACGTTCAGTGGATCGGGGAGAAGGATTTACAGTCCATCACTGTGTCACATCTGCAGCGGCTCTGGACTCATGAGGCGGTGAAGAGCCACATCCTGCGCATGGCGCTATACAGCCTAGATGCCACACCCATCACCACCG GTCAGGATCACATCCCTTGGAGCCAGTGTGAGCCGGCAGTAGTTGCCCATAGTAGCGGACTTGTGGAGGGTGTCAGCGCTCGTACATATACACCTCTGATGAAGAGACAGGTGTGTCAAGCCCTGGAGGAACGAGTCCAGCATTATGTGCGTCGTGGGAGGATCTCGGTGCCCCCTGATGGACAGAATGTCAGGGACAAGGGCACACATAATGACAGGAAGGAGCCAGGAGTCTGTGACCCCAAATCTTCTCCAGAAGAGGAATCCCCAATCCCTGGAGACGAGGAGACGCCAAGTGCCAAGAGATCGTGCCCCGAGTCTCTGTGTGTGTCCACCTCTGCTAATCTCTGA
- the RPUSD4 gene encoding pseudouridylate synthase RPUSD4, mitochondrial → MPAVEGQASCDLCCEVKMAAAGGTRGARQLAERIRAEMRAAKKQKECAGTLPVVAALRELRSFVVRPDLELVLINKAPGLPTHGGPAVHHSVSSLLPALATMLFGKEVEPLRICHRLDKDTSGALLLARSSAAAERVQRLMQEHRIHRVYWAVCLGVPTPLEGIVDIPIIEKEVIGPQRHYKMSLCPRLRVLPDGSTLRSRVSRSAHEAVTQYRTLAKSCGASLLELQPLTGVKHQLRTHLALALNCPILGDHKYSHWDRLAPQKLPQSLLRALSLTPQQTRSLLLHLHAAQITLPPTSGSDPIVLRCSPPKHFLRTLRKLQLPVPDLQRSDVPPTEM, encoded by the exons atgccaGCCGTGGAGGGTCAGGCGTCATGTGACCTCTGCTGTGAAGTAAAGATGGCGGCGGCCGGTGGCACACGCGGTGCCCGACAGCTGGCGGAGCGGATCCGGGCGGAGATGCGGGCGGCGAAGAAGCAGAAGGAGTGTGCCGGG ACTCTGCCCGTTGTGGCCGCACTGCGGGAGTTGCGCAGTTTTGTGGTGCGCCCGGACCTCGAGCTGGTGCTTATAAACAAGGCTCCTGGCCTCCCCACACACG GTGGCCCTGCCGTACACCATAgtgtctcctctctcctccccgcgcTGGCGACTATGCTGTTCGGGAAAGAAGTGGAGCCGTTGCGGATCTGCCATCGTCTGGATAAAGACACATCCGGAGCGTTACTTTTGGCGCGGAGCTCAGCGGCTGCAGAACGTGTGCAGAGACTGATGCAAGAGCATCGGATCCACAGGGTGTACTG GGCGGTCTGTCTGGGGGTCCCCACACCGCTGGAGGGGATTGTGGATATTCCTATCATAGAGAAGGAGGTGATAGGACCTCAGAGACATTATAAG ATGTCTCTGTGCCCGCGGCTGCGGGTCTTGCCGGATGGCTCTACGCTCAGGTCTCGTGTCAGCCGCTCTGCTCATGAGGCTGTGACACAATATAGGACGCTGGCGAAGTCTTGCGGAGCCTCGCTGCTGGAGCTGCAGCCGCTCACAG GGGTGAAGCACCAGCTGCGGACTCATCTCGCTCTCGCTTTGAACTGTCCCATTCTCGGAGACCACAAGTACTCTCACTGGGACCGTCTGGCtccacag AAGCTGCCGCAATCTCTGCTCCGCGCTCTCTCGCTGACACCCCAGCAGACACGctctcttctcctccatcttcatgcGGCGCAGATCACTCTTCCTCCCACCTCTGGGAGTGACCCCATTGTTCTACGCTGTTCTCCACCCAAGCACTTCCTGCGGACTCTCCGTAAGCTGCAGCTCCCGGTCCCCGACCTACAACGGAGTGACGTCCCCCCCACTGAGATGTAG